A region of Plasmodium falciparum 3D7 genome assembly, chromosome: 12 DNA encodes the following proteins:
- a CDS encoding glutathione peroxidase-like thioredoxin peroxidase, whose translation MFFSMFIKFILPISFICYNFGKKFNMFSYFQKIKVSEQELLSSIYDYEVKDLSGSNVSMSKFKNKVLIIFNSASKCGLTKNHVEQFNKLHEKYNARGLEILAFPTSQFLNQEFDNTKDICTFNEKNKIKYNMFSPIEVNGDNTHPLFKYLKKNCDSMHDENGTLKSIGWNFGKFLVDKNGEVVNYFSPKTNPLDLEKIIIQLLQK comes from the exons atgttcttCTCAATGTTTATTAAATTCATTTTAcctatatcttttatatgcTACAATTTTGGAAAGAAATTTAATATGTTTAgttattttcaaaaaatcaAAGTATCAGAACAggaattattatcatccatTTATGATTATGAAGTAAAGGATTTATCAGGATCAAATGTATCCATGTCtaaatttaaaaacaaagttttgattatttttaattctgCTTCAAAATGTGGATTAACAAAAAATCATGTAGaacaatttaataaattacatgaaaaatataacgCAAGAGGATTGGAg ATCTTAGCTTTCCCCACAAGTCAATTTTTAAATCAAGAATTTGACAACACAAAAGATATTTGTACATTTAAtgaaaagaacaaaataaaatataatatgttttcaCCCATTGAAGTAAATGGGGATAATACACACCCACTCTTTaaatacttaaaaaaaaattgtgatTCG ATGCATGATGAAAATGGAACGTTAAAAAGTATCGGATGGAATTTTGGAAAATTTCTCGTCGATAAAAATGGAGAAgttgtaaattatttttcaCCCAAAACAAACCCGTTAGatttagaaaaaattataattcaaTTACtacaaaaatga
- a CDS encoding peripheral plastid protein 1, putative, whose protein sequence is MIYYIRKVAINFLFLYIINFCLLHYLKECNTSNYSRILKEQNGKKYIYYNLSKKKNNGIIKGGSKHNGHLFINNYKKKRNVKYKINKYKPCSIFSFFKKKDKNDKNDKNDKTHMKDNSNLENKEKGEIGKDKEQKEKEKEKIIILKDNKKLDEKKKKELQKEEKKTKLTNVLKQNNKNKNNNNKNNNNKNNNNNNNNNNNNNNMDDTLKKDKQTELIKKDNLNNKNDVKKKKIDLNINNIDTNSRDILKNENKYKKHLENVKDKFIISLNQIFCSYMNSLDKKENFKYFFEKILQNVEKNFHTYTFIIDIEKMNNQQIKKTYMINNINCFNEIMNIIQENLYNILVFKIQYLKVKAINDIKEIISNKKNMNDYISYSNNINKIIQIYEEQLTKLCPLNYIFTLYNNFMENNNYLLNFSYQLPLYKYKNIIDSNIEYLRTFSNDLTKHKKKSLYNEIEKNKNYQSILQIIDNQQKQIEVLQEQLETSIDGINGKYSPFNCALAYRIPDTNLNISTQYVKGKFNVKVNCIPDDSLHLLGSYGFVKGLPYGNLGLSLSLNF, encoded by the coding sequence atgatatattatataagaaaagTCGCTATTaactttttgtttttgtacataataaatttttgtttgttgcattatttaaaagaatgTAATACATCGAACTATTCAAGAATTTTAAAAGAACAGAATGGAAAgaagtatatttattataacctttccaaaaaaaagaataatggTATTATAAAAGGGGGGTCTAAACATAACggtcatttatttattaataattacaaGAAGAAGAGGAacgtaaaatataaaatcaaCAAATATAAACCATGTTccatattttcctttttcaaaAAGaaggataaaaatgataaaaatgataagaaCGATAAAACTCATATGAAGGATAATAGTAATCttgaaaataaagaaaaaggtGAAATAGGTAAAGACaaagaacaaaaagaaaaagaaaaagaaaaaattataattcttaAAGACAATAAAAAGTtggacgaaaaaaaaaaaaaagaattacaaAAGGAGGAAAAGAAAACGAAGTTAACGAACGtattaaaacaaaacaacaaaaataaaaacaataataataaaaacaataataataaaaacaataataataataataataataataataataataacaatatggatgatacattaaaaaaggataaacaaaccgaattaattaaaaaagataatcttaataataaaaatgatgtaaaaaaaaaaaaaattgatctAAACATAAACAATATTGATACAAATTCTAGAGACATTCTTAAAAATgagaacaaatataaaaaacatttaGAAAATGTAAAAGATAAATTCATTATTTCACTGAATCaaattttttgttcttatatGAATAGTTTAGATAAGAAAGagaattttaaatatttttttgaaaaaatactTCAGAATGTGGAAAAAAATTTCCATacttatacatttattattgatatagaaaaaatgaataatcaacaaataaaaaaaacatatatgataaataacataaattgttttaatgaaattatgaatataattcaagagaatttatataacattCTAGTTTTTAAAATACAATATTTAAAAGTTAAAGCTATTAacgatataaaagaaattatatcgaataaaaaaaatatgaatgattATATCTcatattcaaataatattaataaaattatacaaatttaTGAAGAACAATTAACAAAATTATGTccattaaattatatatttacattatataataattttatggaaaataataattacttATTAAATTTCTCATATCAATTACctctttataaatataaaaatattatagattCAAATATAGAATATTTACGAACATTTTCAAATGATTTaacaaaacataaaaaaaaatccttATACAatgaaattgaaaaaaataaaaattatcaaagtatattacaaataatagATAATCAACAAAAACAAATCGAAGTCTTACAAGAACAATTAGAAACATCTATTGATGGAATTAATGGAAAATATTCACCATTTAATTGTGCACTAGCCTATAGAATACCTGATAcgaatttaaatatatcaacTCAATATGTTAAAGGTAAATTTAATGTAAAAGTAAACTGTATCCCAGATGATTCATTGCATCTCTTGGGTTCTTATGGTTTTGTTAAGGGTCTACCATATGGTAACCTAGGTCTATCCTTatctttaaatttttaa
- a CDS encoding WD repeat-containing protein, putative codes for MEEPVNTIKKIKSNMSKICFNKSNKLNADFKDDHIEIILDNKNITPKPIYFNFQEAETKKSFDQIDELLKQFDEKNDYTRNDTQKKIVHKEDEEQIKDILNTEKKKKIGKREFFNYINKKRDTKWTPYEKEISDTYDEIILCESETIVLMNIPNTLNDIDEEKLKVEEKNKLYEKLLNNDESNYISKSMQTLSVFKKNKDIYVSTINKQSKSTQTNLYELYKLTIMNPTDISQLLHKRFVKYRNKKLKKIMDEYGDSLNINERVILKKNMWVQVVDKNVADNKQTTIIPKSFYKSRKNNTSLFNTLFMTKNISRTFSNKSRTMRTKNRYKNMKTMKFLTSSFSEDEYLIKSIIKKKKEENDIPEEDPYEEDNSRGIPWIINNKKKKLNKSNFIFLIKQIEKCIVQNIYVYQQMIYKNIHLNYLRQVENYDVKMFDGENYDALTNPNINYKKKKILIKIKIKTNMKKLCNLKKKIKDINKMKGNNIPKQPNHSNDTISIHSIKHHIHILSKKKKEKIAKKIFINKLKNNIRKKIKKKKKKKKRNKQEYDTNENNYSDFQKNKQDNDLTHKRNNNDHINVNKNIKITNDPITGTKTKDECSEDLLENKTSIENFKKIEDDKIFDILINDESKEDKLKKISTIIIDDVLHNKKKKPSDLLERDNFEKKKFEYILKRKKGFTTINVNRLKLIKEVKQDYIYKYYNNDILNDHIYNNINNNDNSIYNEYTNMLDHINEDSNNIVLDLNNNIEHTNSIEYNNILYKRKKKKYIKNISINKLFQFHYNKLENIVTSIDTNKFYKDYISSSYSNTLDIGSFQNSKGNIAIFSFINPNYPLKLYNVNCSVMKIKYSKNNPNLLVSALSNGHIYIYDIRQKDETPVLKSTTIKNYYENCYEPIYDLSFKNQYTNNNSFENIFYSAHENGSVYQWNIEKELKTKEILYLKNKKNDLYQDLSSVFVNKNLVNKPFNSSLTCIDIDYYMHHDEDFIISNIEKNDSSEFNKNENNPYVQVNENKNIQQKKDLIKKSQNKLNHKTTPLEKDNYNNYISKEEELLNHYKNITKNIIDKKIKPTHSYYYIGTKNGIIYRCNSCYQKSYLNYYIAHFGAVNRIKINKFDHDIFISAGEDCTVKLWNRFRNTQITTFKSKNAFSSINDIIWSPNNSTSFFCCSDDGRIELWDFDFFSKDPLIIFYPNNLEASKITTLKMFNKEDILLCGDNLANVSMMKIKNLFNLKLDEYEQKMKLTNCLNYLDTYDYF; via the exons ATGGAAGAACCCGTAAataccataaaaaaaattaaaagtaaTATGAGCAAGATTTGTTTCAACAAGTCTAATAAACTCAATGCTGATTTTAAAG ATGATCATATTGAAATAATATTagataacaaaaatataacacctaaaccaatatattttaattttcaaGAAGCGGAAACAAAGAAATCATTTGATCAAATAG ATGAGTTATTGAAACAatttgatgaaaaaaatgattatactAGAAATGATACACAGAAAAAAATAGTGCATAAAGAGGATGAAGAACAaattaaagatatattaaataccgaaaagaaaaaaaaaataggaaaaaGGGAAttctttaattatataaataagaaaaggGACACCAAATGGACTccatatgaaaaagaaatttcAGATACTTATGatg AAATAATATTGTGTGAAAGCGAAACAATAGTCCTGATGAATATACCCAATACATTAAATGACATAGACGAAGAGAAATTAAAagtagaagaaaaaaataagttatatgaaaaattacttaataatgatgaaagtAATTATATAAGTAAATCCATGCAAACATTAAgcgtttttaaaaaaaataaagatatatatgtttctACAATTAATAAACAAAGTAAAAGTACTCAAACGAATTTATATGAATTGTATAAATTGACTATTATGAACCCTACAGacat ATCGCAGTTGTTACATAAAAGGTTTgtaaaatatagaaataagaaattaaaaaaaattatggatGAATATGGAGATTCCTTAAATATTAACGAAAGAGtaattttaaagaaaaatatgtgGGTCCAGGTTGTTGACAAAAATGTTGCGGATAATAAGCAAACTACCATTATACCCaaatcattttataaatcaaggaaaaataatacatcTCTTTTTAATACCTTATTTAtgacaaaaaatatatcgaGAACTTTTTCAAATAAAAGCAGAACAATGAGAACAAAGaatagatataaaaatatgaagacAATGAAATTCTTAACaa GCAGTTTTAGTGAAGATGAATATTTAATCAAATccataattaaaaagaaaaaagaagaaaatgatattCCTGAAGAAGATCCATATGAAGAAGATAATAGTAGAGGAATACCTTGGATAATTaataacaagaaaaaaaaattaaataaatccaattttatatttttaattaaacaaATCGAAAAATGTATTGTCCAGAATATTTACGTTTATCAACAAatgatttataaaaatatccatttgaattatttaagACAAGTAGAAAATTATGATGTTAAAATGTTTGACGGAGAAAATTATGATGCTCTTACTAATCCAAATATtaactataaaaaaaaaaaaattcttataaagataaaaataaaaacaaatatgaaaaaattatgtaatttgaaaaaaaaaattaaagatattaataaaatgaagGGAAATAATATCCCTAAACAACCAAACCATTCCAATGATACAATTTCAATTCATTCAATAAAACATCATATTCATATTCTttctaaaaagaaaaaagaaaaaatagccaaaaaaatattcataaacaagctaaaaaataatatcagaaagaaaataaaaaaaaaaaaaaaaaaaaaaaaaaggaataaacAAGAATATgatacaaatgaaaataattattcagattttcaaaaaaataaacaagatAATGATCTAACACATAAAAGGAATAACAACGATCATAtaaatgttaataaaaatataaaaataacgaATGATCCTATTACTGGCACAAAAACAAAAGATGAGTGTTCAGAAGATctattagaaaataaaacaagtatagaaaattttaaaaaaatagagGATGACAAAATATTTGATATTCTTATAAATGATGAAAGCAAAGAAGataagttaaaaaaaataagtaccATAATTATTGACGATGTcttacataataaaaaaaaaaaaccttcCGATCTTTTAGAAAGAgataattttgaaaaaaaaaaattcgaatatattttaaaaaggaaaaaaggaTTTACTacaataaatgtaaatagaTTAAAATTGATAAAAGAAGTGAAACaagattatatatacaaatattacaacaatgatatattaaatgatcatatttataataatattaataataatgataatagtatatataatgaatatacaaatatgcttgatcatataaatgaagattcaaataatattgttttggatttaaataataatatagaacaTACAAATAgtatagaatataataatatattatataaaaggaaaaagaaaaaatatattaagaatatatccattaataaattatttcaatttcattataataaattagaaaatataGTTACATCAATtgatacaaataaattttataaagatTATATTTCTTCTAGTTATTCAAATACATTAGATATTGGTTCTTTTCAAAACAGTAAAGGGAATATTGCCATCTTTAGTTTTATAAATCCTAATTATCCTCTTAAACTATATAATGTAAATTGTAGtgttatgaaaataaaatattcaaaaaataatccGAATCTTTTAGTATCTGCATTATCTAATGGacatatctatatatacGACATAAGACAAAAAGATGAAACACCTGTACTTAAATCGACaacaattaaaaattattatgaaaattgTTATGAACCAATTTATGatctttcttttaaaaatcagtatactaataataattcttttgaaaatattttttattcagcTCATGAAAATGGTTCTGTATACCAATGGAACatagaaaaagaattaaaaactaaagaaatattatatttaaaaaataaaaaaaatgatttatatcAAGATCTATCATCCGtatttgtaaataaaaatcttGTTAATAAACCATTCAATTCATCCTTAACCTGTATTGATATAGATTATTATATGCACCATGATGAAgattttattattagtaatattgaaaaaaatgattccTCGGAATTTAATAAGAATGAAAATAATCCTTATGTACaagtaaatgaaaataaaaatattcaacaaaaaaaagatctCATCAAAAAGTCACAAAACAAATTAAACCATAAAACAACACCTCTTGAAAAAGataattacaataattatatatctaaAGAGGAGGAACTATTGAAtcattacaaaaatataacaaaaaatataatcgacaaaaaaataaaaccaaCCCATTCCTACTATTATATag GTACAAAAAATGGAATAATTTACAGGTGCAATAGCTGCTATCAGAAGTCTTATTTAAATTACTACATTGCTCATTTTGGGGCTGTCAAtagaattaaaataaataaatttgatcacgatatttttataagtgCTGGAGAGGACTGTACAGTAAAATTATGGAATAGATTTCGTAATACACAAATTACAACCTTTAAATCAAAAAATGCTTTTAGCTCAATAAATGACATAATATG GTCACCAAACAATTCAACCTCCTTTTTTTGCTGCTCTGATGATGGAAGAATAGAATTATGGGACTTTGATTTTTTCTCGAAAGACCCcttgataattttttatccAAACAATTTGGAGGCATCCAAAATTACCACCTTAAA gaTGTTTAATAAAGAAGATATTTTACTATGTGGAGACAATTTGGCTAATGTTTccatgatgaaaataaaaaatttatttaacttAAAACTAGACGAATATGAACAAAAGATGAAATTAACCAACTGCTTAAATTATTTGGATACctatgattatttttaa